A genomic segment from Pseudoduganella chitinolytica encodes:
- a CDS encoding S9 family peptidase: MSTVTAPFGTWHSPIGATLVAAGATPLASLAIAGQDIFWLAGRASEAGRNALLRLRAGQANELTPAPMNVRTRVHEYGGGAYAVDGDTVVFSHFADNRLYRQAGSGAAEAFTAPGRQRFADFVVDNARQRLIAVRELHGEDPHAQPVNTLCAVGFDGSETVLAEGHDFYSSPRLSPDGRRLAWLTWDHPSMPWQGTQLWLAELGADGLPGTPQLVAGGAEESICQPEWAPNGRLHFVSDRSGWWNLYRHGKDGSEALCPLEAEFGAPHWTFGNSMYGFLPNGDIVCTYIDKGVSRLARLAAGSATLSPIATPYDEIRELKAGDGFVVLLGGSPTVAAEIARIDLVQGEVTVLARSIEALPELGYLSVPESISYPSAGGRTAHAFFYPPCNQDVQAPAGEKPPVIVIGHGGPTGMAASTLKLATQFWTSRGFGVLDVNYGGSTGFGRAYRDALKSQWGIVDVEDCIAGARYLVQSGRADGDRLIIRGGSAGGLTTLCALTFHDVFKLGASYYGVSDLQGLDDDSHKFESHYNEYLIAPQPQAKAVYAERSPINHTDRLSRPMIFFQGLDDKVVPPQQSEAMVQALQRRGIPVAYVPLEGEGHGFRKAENIVRTLEAELYFYRRMFGLHEGMTAAVTIDNLQD, from the coding sequence ATGAGCACCGTGACCGCCCCCTTCGGAACCTGGCATTCGCCCATCGGCGCCACCCTCGTGGCGGCCGGCGCCACGCCCCTGGCGTCGCTGGCGATCGCCGGCCAGGACATCTTCTGGCTGGCCGGACGCGCCAGCGAAGCGGGCCGCAATGCGCTGTTGCGCCTGCGCGCCGGCCAGGCCAACGAGCTGACGCCGGCTCCCATGAATGTGCGCACCCGCGTGCATGAATATGGCGGCGGCGCCTATGCCGTGGACGGCGATACCGTGGTCTTCTCGCACTTTGCCGACAACCGCCTGTACCGCCAGGCCGGCAGCGGCGCTGCCGAGGCCTTCACGGCGCCGGGACGCCAGCGCTTTGCCGACTTCGTGGTCGACAACGCGCGCCAGCGCCTGATCGCGGTGCGCGAACTGCATGGCGAGGATCCGCACGCGCAGCCCGTCAACACGCTGTGCGCCGTGGGTTTCGACGGCAGCGAGACGGTACTGGCCGAAGGCCACGATTTCTATTCGTCGCCGCGCCTGTCGCCGGATGGCCGCCGGTTGGCCTGGCTGACGTGGGACCACCCGAGCATGCCCTGGCAGGGCACGCAATTGTGGCTCGCCGAACTTGGTGCCGATGGGCTGCCCGGCACGCCGCAGCTGGTGGCGGGCGGTGCGGAAGAGTCGATCTGCCAGCCCGAGTGGGCGCCCAACGGCCGCCTGCACTTCGTTTCCGATCGCAGCGGCTGGTGGAACCTGTACCGCCACGGCAAGGACGGCAGCGAGGCGCTGTGCCCCCTGGAAGCGGAATTCGGCGCGCCGCACTGGACCTTCGGCAACAGCATGTACGGCTTCCTGCCGAACGGTGACATTGTCTGCACTTATATCGACAAGGGCGTCAGCCGCCTGGCGCGCCTGGCGGCGGGCAGCGCGACCTTGAGCCCCATCGCCACGCCGTACGACGAAATCCGCGAACTGAAGGCGGGCGACGGCTTTGTCGTGCTGCTGGGCGGCAGCCCGACGGTCGCGGCCGAAATCGCCCGCATCGACCTGGTGCAGGGCGAAGTCACCGTGCTGGCGCGCTCGATCGAAGCCCTGCCGGAGCTGGGTTACCTGTCCGTCCCCGAGAGCATCAGCTACCCCAGCGCGGGCGGCCGCACCGCCCACGCCTTCTTCTACCCGCCCTGCAACCAGGACGTGCAGGCGCCGGCAGGCGAGAAGCCGCCCGTCATCGTCATCGGCCATGGCGGTCCGACCGGCATGGCGGCCAGCACCTTGAAACTGGCGACGCAGTTCTGGACCAGCCGCGGCTTCGGCGTGCTGGACGTGAACTACGGCGGCAGCACGGGCTTCGGCCGCGCTTATCGGGACGCCTTGAAAAGCCAGTGGGGCATCGTCGACGTGGAAGACTGCATCGCCGGCGCCCGGTATCTCGTGCAAAGCGGCCGCGCCGATGGCGACCGGCTGATCATCCGCGGCGGCAGCGCCGGCGGGCTGACGACCTTGTGCGCACTGACGTTCCACGACGTCTTCAAGCTGGGGGCCAGCTACTACGGCGTGTCCGACCTGCAAGGCCTGGACGACGACTCGCACAAGTTCGAGTCGCACTACAACGAATACCTGATCGCGCCGCAACCGCAGGCCAAGGCCGTCTACGCGGAGCGCTCGCCGATCAACCACACGGACCGTTTGTCCCGGCCGATGATCTTCTTCCAGGGCCTGGACGACAAGGTGGTGCCGCCGCAGCAGTCGGAGGCGATGGTGCAGGCGCTGCAACGGCGCGGCATTCCCGTCGCCTACGTGCCGTTGGAAGGCGAAGGCCATGGCTTCCGCAAGGCCGAGAACATCGTCCGCACGCTGGAAGCGGAGCTGTATTTCTACCGGCGCATGTTCGGCCTGCACGAAGGCATGACGGCCGCCGTCACGATCGACAACCTGCAGGACTGA
- the hemE gene encoding uroporphyrinogen decarboxylase: MPQFAPLQNDTFLRALLRQPTDYTPVWLMRQAGRYLPEYRATRQKAGSFMGLATNPDLATEVTLQPIDRYRLDAAILFSDILTVPDAMGLGLYFVEGEGPKFERPLKTEADVQALRLPEPGSLDYVFKAVTQIRTELNGRVPLIGFSGSPWTLACYMVEGQGSREFHTIKKMLYSRPDLMHHILDMNARAVAEYLNAQINAGAQAVMVFDSWGGALADGAYQQFSLAYMQKVVAQLKREKDGVRIPAIVFTKGGAHWAEEIAAIGADAIGLDWTANLAKVRAAVGDKVALQGNLDPAILFAQPDQIRSEVERVLHAFGPHDTGHVFNLGHGISQFTPPESVAVMVETVHKVSRSLRTGA, encoded by the coding sequence ATGCCACAATTCGCCCCGCTCCAGAACGACACCTTCCTGCGTGCGCTGCTGCGCCAGCCGACCGACTACACTCCCGTGTGGCTGATGCGCCAGGCGGGCCGCTACCTGCCGGAGTACCGCGCCACGCGCCAGAAGGCCGGCTCGTTCATGGGCCTGGCCACCAATCCGGACCTGGCAACGGAAGTGACGCTGCAGCCGATCGACCGCTATCGGCTCGATGCGGCGATCCTGTTCTCCGACATCCTGACGGTGCCCGACGCGATGGGGCTGGGCCTGTACTTCGTCGAAGGCGAAGGGCCGAAATTCGAACGCCCTCTGAAGACGGAGGCGGACGTGCAGGCGCTGCGCCTGCCGGAGCCGGGCTCGCTCGACTACGTTTTCAAGGCGGTAACACAGATCCGCACTGAGTTGAACGGCCGCGTGCCGCTGATCGGCTTCTCGGGCAGCCCATGGACGCTGGCGTGCTACATGGTGGAAGGGCAGGGCTCGCGCGAGTTCCACACGATCAAGAAGATGCTGTACAGCCGTCCCGACCTGATGCACCACATCCTGGACATGAACGCCCGCGCGGTGGCCGAGTACCTGAATGCCCAGATCAACGCGGGTGCGCAGGCCGTGATGGTATTCGACTCGTGGGGTGGCGCGCTGGCCGACGGCGCCTACCAGCAGTTCTCGCTGGCCTATATGCAAAAGGTGGTCGCGCAACTCAAGCGCGAGAAGGATGGCGTACGCATCCCGGCGATCGTGTTCACGAAGGGTGGCGCGCACTGGGCGGAGGAAATCGCGGCCATCGGCGCGGATGCCATCGGCCTGGACTGGACCGCGAACCTTGCCAAGGTACGCGCCGCCGTCGGCGACAAGGTGGCGCTGCAGGGCAACCTGGACCCCGCCATCCTGTTCGCCCAGCCGGATCAGATCCGCAGCGAAGTGGAACGGGTGCTGCATGCCTTCGGCCCGCATGACACGGGCCACGTATTCAACCTGGGCCACGGCATTTCGCAGTTCACGCCGCCCGAGTCGGTGGCCGTGATGGTGGAAACGGTTCACAAGGTCAGCCGGTCCCTGCGCACGGGGGCTTGA
- a CDS encoding primosomal protein N' — protein MTHCFLQIALDTPLNAIFDYRWACDPAERPQVGQLALVPFGTREVIGLIVAIRDTTDVPAEKLKDALAVRAQLAPLSAQWLALAEFAAEYYQRPLGEVALPGLPKNLRVTTTVALDRAIKKLGKLADSHDPTPVGMPILNPGQQAAADAIGGAQGFAPTLLYGVTGSGKTEVYLQACAQVLAREPAGQILILVPEINLTPQLESNIRARFPGVMLATLHSSLAEGERMLHWLAAHQGQARIVLGTRLAILASLPHLKLIVIDEEHDPSYKQQEGLRYSARDLAVWRAWQLKIPVVLGSATPSLESWHHALSKRYRKLELKERAVSQATLPAVKLINLEHDKPRDGLTQPLMDALKLRLERGEQSLLFLNRRGYSPVICCESCGWISDCQRCTAFMVLHKGEHKLRCHHCSLEMRIPRHCPTCGNIDLQPLGRGTQRVEEGLQALFPEARILRIDADSTRRKGSAQEAFDTVHRGDIDILIGTQMVAKGHDFKKLTLVGILNPDTALFSHDYRASERLFAQLMQVAGRAGRTAQTDGGSASEVLIQTRYPEHPLYGALVRHDYDRFATALLAEREQAGLPPYLYQAMLRAEAPELAKALEFLAAARDCVPHEGITINDPIPMSMTRVYNIDRAQLLVESPSRPALQAFLKEWIVRLREMKSRVKWSLEVDPVDI, from the coding sequence ATGACTCATTGCTTCCTGCAAATTGCGCTCGATACACCGCTGAACGCCATCTTCGACTATCGCTGGGCATGCGACCCTGCGGAGCGTCCGCAGGTGGGCCAGTTGGCGCTGGTACCGTTCGGCACGCGCGAGGTGATCGGGCTCATCGTCGCCATCCGCGACACGACGGACGTGCCTGCGGAAAAGCTCAAGGATGCGCTGGCGGTGCGCGCGCAACTGGCGCCCCTGTCGGCGCAATGGCTGGCGCTGGCGGAATTCGCGGCCGAGTACTACCAGCGGCCGCTGGGCGAGGTGGCATTGCCCGGGCTGCCGAAGAACCTGCGGGTGACGACCACCGTCGCGCTGGACCGGGCCATCAAGAAGCTGGGCAAGCTGGCCGACAGCCATGACCCGACGCCGGTCGGCATGCCCATCCTCAATCCAGGCCAGCAGGCGGCGGCGGACGCCATCGGCGGTGCGCAGGGCTTTGCGCCGACCTTGCTGTACGGCGTCACGGGCAGCGGCAAGACGGAGGTCTACCTGCAGGCGTGCGCCCAGGTGCTGGCACGCGAGCCGGCGGGCCAGATCCTGATCCTCGTCCCGGAAATCAACCTGACGCCACAGCTGGAATCGAACATCCGCGCGCGCTTTCCCGGCGTGATGCTGGCGACGCTGCACAGCAGCCTGGCCGAAGGCGAACGGATGCTGCACTGGCTGGCCGCGCACCAGGGCCAGGCCCGCATCGTGCTGGGTACGCGCCTGGCGATCCTGGCCTCGCTGCCGCACCTGAAGCTGATCGTCATCGACGAGGAACACGACCCGTCGTACAAGCAACAGGAAGGGCTGCGTTACTCGGCGCGCGACCTGGCGGTATGGCGCGCGTGGCAGCTGAAGATTCCCGTGGTGCTGGGTTCGGCCACGCCATCGCTGGAGAGCTGGCATCACGCGCTGTCGAAGCGCTACCGCAAGCTGGAATTGAAGGAGCGCGCCGTCAGCCAGGCCACGCTGCCGGCCGTGAAGCTGATCAACCTGGAGCACGACAAGCCGCGCGACGGCCTGACGCAGCCCCTGATGGACGCCCTCAAGCTGCGCCTCGAGCGGGGCGAGCAATCGCTGCTGTTCCTGAACCGGCGCGGCTATTCGCCGGTGATCTGTTGCGAATCGTGCGGCTGGATCAGCGATTGCCAGCGCTGCACGGCCTTCATGGTGCTGCACAAGGGCGAGCACAAGCTGCGCTGCCACCATTGCAGCCTGGAGATGCGCATCCCGCGTCACTGCCCCACGTGCGGCAATATCGACCTGCAGCCGCTGGGGCGCGGTACCCAGCGGGTCGAAGAAGGCCTGCAGGCGCTGTTCCCCGAGGCGCGCATCCTGCGCATCGACGCGGACTCGACCCGGCGCAAGGGCAGCGCGCAGGAAGCGTTCGACACGGTGCACCGGGGCGACATCGACATCCTGATCGGCACGCAGATGGTCGCCAAGGGCCACGACTTCAAGAAGCTGACCCTGGTCGGCATCCTCAACCCGGACACGGCGCTGTTCTCGCACGACTACCGCGCCAGCGAGCGGCTGTTCGCCCAGCTGATGCAGGTGGCGGGCCGGGCGGGCCGCACGGCGCAGACCGATGGCGGCAGCGCCAGCGAAGTGCTGATCCAGACGCGCTATCCCGAGCACCCGCTGTACGGCGCCCTGGTCCGGCACGACTACGACCGCTTCGCCACGGCGTTGCTGGCCGAGCGCGAGCAGGCCGGCCTGCCGCCTTACCTGTACCAGGCCATGCTGCGCGCGGAAGCGCCTGAGCTGGCCAAGGCGCTGGAGTTCCTGGCCGCCGCGCGCGATTGCGTGCCGCACGAGGGCATCACGATCAACGATCCGATCCCGATGAGCATGACGCGGGTCTACAACATCGACCGCGCGCAACTGCTGGTCGAATCGCCGTCGCGCCCCGCGCTGCAGGCATTCCTGAAGGAGTGGATAGTGCGGCTGCGCGAGATGAAGTCGCGGGTGAAGTGGTCGCTGGAGGTGGATCCGGTGGATATTTGA
- a CDS encoding ArgP/LysG family DNA-binding transcriptional regulator yields the protein MDHLDYRALAVLDAVATHGSFDKAAAALGISQPAVSQRIKALEDAAGRLLVVRSAPAVPTGLGQRLISHYRNVKLMEATLDIDLGKTVSMPELSVAVDAASLATWFPLCLPPLLTPPRCQLDIQLADQEQALHRLREGSVFGAVVADDGAELKGPTGTPLGGMRYVCVATPQFAAHWFGDGFTREAAQLAPAVVHERELTARFLAEHLDMTGPFPHHTLPLSTALNDCLLGGHAYGLLPYLQAANALAQGHLVDLLPAAYVDVPLTWQAWELDTPFTRALSEQVVAVARKYLVQE from the coding sequence ATGGACCACCTCGATTATCGCGCCCTCGCCGTACTGGATGCCGTCGCCACCCATGGCAGTTTCGACAAGGCCGCCGCCGCCCTGGGCATCAGCCAGCCAGCCGTCTCGCAACGCATCAAGGCGCTGGAGGATGCGGCCGGTCGCCTGCTGGTCGTGCGCAGCGCGCCGGCCGTGCCGACGGGGCTCGGCCAACGCCTGATCAGCCACTACCGCAACGTCAAGCTGATGGAAGCGACGCTGGACATCGACCTGGGCAAGACTGTCAGCATGCCGGAACTGTCGGTGGCCGTCGATGCGGCCAGCCTGGCGACGTGGTTCCCGCTGTGCCTGCCACCGCTGCTGACGCCGCCCCGCTGCCAGCTCGATATCCAGCTGGCCGACCAGGAGCAGGCGCTGCACCGGCTGCGCGAGGGCAGCGTGTTCGGCGCCGTGGTGGCGGATGACGGCGCGGAGCTGAAAGGCCCCACCGGTACGCCGCTGGGCGGCATGCGCTACGTCTGCGTCGCCACGCCCCAGTTTGCCGCGCACTGGTTCGGCGACGGTTTTACGCGGGAAGCCGCGCAACTGGCCCCGGCGGTCGTGCACGAGCGCGAGCTGACGGCACGCTTCCTGGCCGAACACCTGGACATGACGGGGCCGTTCCCGCACCACACGCTGCCGCTGTCGACGGCGCTGAACGACTGCCTGCTGGGCGGCCACGCCTACGGCCTGTTGCCCTACCTTCAAGCGGCCAATGCGCTCGCGCAAGGTCATCTGGTGGATTTGCTGCCGGCGGCCTACGTCGACGTGCCGCTGACCTGGCAGGCGTGGGAGCTCGACACGCCTTTTACGCGGGCGTTGTCGGAGCAGGTGGTGGCGGTGGCGCGCAAGTATCTGGTGCAGGAGTGA
- a CDS encoding dihydrolipoyl dehydrogenase, whose amino-acid sequence MKEIRCDVAIIGAGSAGLSAYRAARAAGKHAVLIEGGPYGTTCARVGCMPSKLLISAAEAAHALQVAPGFGIHPGTVRIDGAAVMERVRRERDRFVGFVIENVEELPAADKIRGYARFTGPDTLQVDDHTTVHAERIVIATGSKPIVPEDWAAAGPRVIHSDAVFDWTDLPSSVAVIGTGVIGLELGQALHRLGVRVALYGRGTSIAQLADPDVLANAATVLQEELDIRFGTQVVSVKADGQQLALVTRDSEGNERTERYDYVLAAIGRTPNVHALRLDLAGIELDRRGIPLYDKHTMQCGTSPIFIAGDVNDELPLLPEAADQGRIAGHNAGTFPLVTPGLRRTPLAIAFTEPQIATLGAGYDTLCRSHDGRFAVGMVSFVNQGRSRVMLQNRGMLRVYGEYGSGRFLGAEMIGPRAEHIGHLLAWAVQAQLTVAAMLDMPFYHPVVEEGVRTALRDLAERLRHPPPEAPQPCPDCTPGT is encoded by the coding sequence ATGAAGGAAATTCGTTGCGACGTGGCCATCATCGGCGCGGGCAGTGCCGGCCTGTCGGCCTATCGCGCTGCGCGCGCCGCCGGCAAGCATGCGGTACTGATTGAAGGGGGCCCGTACGGCACCACGTGCGCCCGGGTTGGCTGCATGCCCAGCAAGCTGTTGATCTCAGCCGCCGAGGCGGCCCACGCGCTGCAGGTGGCGCCCGGCTTCGGTATCCACCCGGGCACCGTGCGGATCGACGGCGCCGCCGTCATGGAACGGGTGCGGCGCGAGCGCGACCGCTTCGTCGGCTTCGTAATCGAGAATGTCGAGGAACTGCCCGCCGCCGACAAGATCCGCGGCTACGCCCGCTTTACGGGGCCGGACACCTTGCAGGTGGACGACCATACGACGGTGCATGCCGAGCGCATCGTCATCGCGACGGGGTCCAAACCCATCGTGCCGGAAGACTGGGCCGCCGCGGGGCCGCGCGTCATCCACAGCGATGCCGTGTTCGACTGGACCGACCTGCCGTCTTCCGTGGCCGTGATCGGTACGGGTGTCATCGGACTGGAACTGGGCCAGGCATTGCACCGGCTGGGCGTACGCGTGGCGCTGTATGGCCGCGGCACGAGCATCGCGCAACTGGCCGATCCGGACGTGCTGGCCAACGCGGCCACCGTGCTGCAGGAAGAACTGGACATCCGTTTCGGTACCCAGGTCGTGTCCGTCAAGGCGGACGGCCAGCAGCTGGCGCTGGTCACGCGCGACAGCGAGGGTAACGAACGCACCGAACGGTACGATTACGTGCTGGCCGCCATCGGCCGTACCCCGAACGTCCACGCGTTGCGGCTGGACCTGGCCGGCATCGAGCTGGACCGGCGCGGCATTCCCTTGTACGACAAGCACACGATGCAGTGCGGCACCAGCCCCATCTTTATCGCCGGCGACGTCAACGACGAACTGCCGTTGCTGCCCGAAGCGGCCGACCAGGGCAGGATTGCCGGCCACAACGCCGGCACGTTCCCGCTGGTGACGCCGGGATTGCGCCGCACGCCGCTGGCCATCGCCTTCACCGAGCCGCAGATCGCGACATTGGGCGCCGGCTACGATACCCTGTGCCGCAGCCATGACGGCCGCTTTGCCGTCGGCATGGTGTCGTTCGTCAACCAGGGCCGCAGCCGTGTGATGTTGCAGAACCGGGGCATGCTGCGCGTCTACGGCGAATACGGCAGCGGCCGCTTCTTGGGAGCGGAAATGATCGGCCCCCGTGCCGAGCACATCGGTCACCTGCTGGCGTGGGCCGTACAGGCGCAGCTGACGGTCGCGGCCATGCTGGACATGCCGTTCTATCACCCCGTCGTCGAGGAAGGCGTGCGTACGGCCTTGCGCGACCTGGCGGAGCGGCTGCGGCATCCGCCGCCGGAAGCGCCGCAGCCATGTCCCGACTGTACCCCCGGCACGTAG
- a CDS encoding HD-GYP domain-containing protein, producing the protein MTIRRLTYGDVRLGDLLPWDVCGDNGALLVRKGYVPTSDSQLDALVARGFIDDPHYRDPVMAIAEPPSVVRLLNHALTELEPLLQRIAAGGGAIQPELEQVAALVTQAVDIHAEVAAACILHNQQASYTVRHCIDTAVVALIIARAIKREPAEQQSMLLAALTMNVGMLQLQDERGPLSDAERALVRAHPERGAALLRQAGVQDEVWLACVLSHHENEDGSGYSHGMAGDAIPCPAKLIALADRYCARVSTRAYRKPMLPNAALRDILLEARNALDAQLGAVLIRELGIYPIGTFVRLLNGEVGVVVRKGLNSTTPYVQSFIGPRGAKLDVFLQRDTRADLSAIRDVLSAEQVDATFRMDQVWGRAALP; encoded by the coding sequence ATGACCATCCGACGCTTGACCTACGGTGACGTACGCCTGGGCGACCTGCTGCCCTGGGACGTCTGCGGCGACAACGGCGCGCTGCTGGTACGCAAGGGCTACGTCCCGACGTCGGACAGCCAGCTCGACGCGCTGGTCGCGCGCGGCTTCATCGACGATCCGCACTACCGCGACCCGGTCATGGCCATTGCGGAGCCACCGTCCGTGGTGCGGCTGCTGAACCACGCGCTGACGGAGCTGGAGCCGCTGCTGCAGCGCATTGCCGCCGGCGGCGGTGCCATCCAGCCCGAGCTGGAACAGGTCGCGGCCCTCGTCACGCAAGCGGTCGACATCCATGCCGAAGTGGCCGCGGCCTGCATCCTGCACAACCAGCAAGCGTCGTACACGGTGCGCCATTGCATCGACACGGCGGTGGTCGCATTGATCATTGCCCGCGCCATCAAGCGCGAACCGGCCGAGCAGCAGTCGATGCTGCTGGCCGCGCTGACGATGAACGTGGGCATGCTGCAGTTGCAGGACGAGCGTGGGCCGTTGAGCGATGCGGAGCGGGCGCTGGTGCGCGCGCACCCCGAGCGTGGCGCCGCGCTGCTGCGCCAGGCCGGCGTGCAAGACGAAGTGTGGCTGGCGTGCGTGCTGTCGCACCATGAAAACGAGGACGGCTCCGGCTACTCGCATGGCATGGCCGGCGACGCGATCCCGTGTCCGGCCAAGCTGATCGCGCTGGCCGATCGTTACTGCGCGCGCGTGTCGACGCGTGCCTACCGCAAGCCGATGCTGCCCAATGCGGCGCTGCGCGACATCCTGCTGGAAGCGCGCAATGCGCTGGACGCGCAACTGGGCGCGGTGCTGATCCGCGAGCTGGGCATCTACCCGATCGGCACCTTCGTGCGCCTGCTGAACGGCGAAGTGGGCGTGGTCGTGCGCAAGGGGCTGAACTCGACAACGCCATATGTCCAGTCGTTCATCGGCCCACGCGGCGCCAAGCTGGACGTGTTCCTGCAGCGCGACACGCGCGCCGACCTGTCCGCCATCCGCGACGTGCTCAGCGCCGAGCAGGTCGATGCCACGTTCCGCATGGACCAGGTGTGGGGGCGGGCGGCGTTGCCGTAA
- a CDS encoding SRPBCC family protein — MKFEHLIEINDPLNPLIDSLTHEQLWRGLVLRAESPKLFVPHLDECRILERTDKGFKRTQRYGELVIEDMVVLEYPDRIRYEVAPQGDISKSSLTMTIESHGTERLYVRFEYEDAHNALEDEANKMYDEFRRSAYQESDIDTIRVLRSLAEAGRLDATLN, encoded by the coding sequence ATGAAATTCGAGCACCTGATTGAAATCAACGATCCGCTGAACCCGCTGATCGATTCCCTCACCCATGAACAGCTGTGGCGCGGCCTCGTGCTGCGCGCCGAGTCCCCCAAGCTGTTCGTGCCGCACCTGGACGAGTGCCGCATCCTGGAACGCACCGACAAAGGTTTCAAACGCACGCAGCGCTACGGCGAACTGGTGATCGAGGACATGGTCGTGCTGGAATACCCCGACCGCATCCGCTACGAGGTGGCACCGCAGGGCGACATCAGCAAGTCGAGCCTGACGATGACGATCGAATCGCACGGCACCGAGCGGCTGTACGTGCGCTTCGAGTACGAGGACGCGCATAACGCGCTGGAAGACGAAGCGAACAAGATGTACGACGAATTCCGCCGTTCCGCCTACCAGGAATCGGACATCGACACGATCCGCGTGCTGCGCAGCCTGGCCGAGGCGGGCCGGCTGGATGCGACGTTGAATTGA